ggccacctctacACGTTGGAtacttaataattatattatctaataattaataaaatttaaaatatattctatatgaatattaattattagagaattttttttaaagaaatatataacaattgatgatttatttgaggcaatactaatcttaattcataaagtggaagttaaaataccatcaaattatgacttttttattcttttgagaaattttcaaaaaagttgttagataaacaaattaaagtaagtaaagtatctatagtatacaaaatatttaaaattatttaactttattaatacaactttttaataattattttttggtttgatatcaattgatatttttaaaattgaatataaaattatttcttttaaattgagtgattgtaaagtgtatttagttaatttttttataatataatattaatattaggtctattaatgtagatgctttaaaatatcttttataattttttatacaaattcaataaatgaataattctaataattaataaatttttgatccaccatgtgtattaattatcagaagGTCGACTGTACCAGGTAGCAAAAACGCttcattgaaattaaaattttttttggcaaaaaaaaatttaaaatgttttgaacaCTTGAAGTttcgaaaataaaattttattttttatatgaatttttttaaataacattgTTTCGCCATGCCCCAAATATTCCGTTTTCTCGTGTCCATACTTGCTagatcatatattttttttaaataaattttttagaaaatataatattattttaataattttatattgcaaaataagaattttaatatatttatataacataaaaaagttattatttactctttctttttaaaattttaattattattttttctgatgtttaatcaaattcatttattttttcttgaatTAGTTATGTACATTATTCGGCTTgatcaaaaaaattgattttgaaaaatttaagggttaattgcaaattaatacacaaattttatccaaatttgcaattacaacacggattttgaaacttggcaatttaatacaccaatttttatttttttggcaaattagtacaccgaccaatcatacaacaacacgtggctttatatgacaatgtccacgttagtgttttttcagttcggtgtatcaattcgccaaaaaatgaaaatcggtgtaccaatttgccaagtttaaagtttgtgttgtaattgcaaataagggtaaagtttgtgtattaatttgcagttaactcaaaatttaatcaattttatttttaaatttacttttctttcaaaaatatcataaaattattagataaataaacaaatttaaaatcaaattgattttttaataattgcactttttgaacaaaaaatgaGATATAAACAGTCTTTAAAAGGCCATTAGTAGTACTTTTTTCGGTAcgtaatatttattatttttaaaacaaattactCATAGTATTATCATATATACTGTACTATAATTCTGAACTCCTAGAATActttcaatataattttatcatgtGTACTCATGTGTAATTCGTACATATGTTCTAATATCTCTTACAAGTTACATATGTGGAATCacaacttttcattttttctaaTAGAATCTTAAGCATCAATTATTATTTGGGATAAGatacaaaaatgaccctaatgtttatTCTATGATTTAAATGGCCCCCTAATGTTTTCTGAGTCTAAAAAGTAACCCTAAGCTTACTAAAATAGAACAAATATATCCTCCACCGTTAGACGGGGGTATATTTGTTCCACTTTAATAACGTTAGGGTTATATTTGTTCCACTTTGATAATGTTAGAGTCATATTTGAAACTCATAAAATATTAGGGCAACGGCTAATTATATGCCTCATCAGCCGAGTTAACGTTCAAACACGCTGCTATTAGACGAAGGGTATATTTGTTCCAATTTGATAACGTTAGGGTTATTTTTGAGACTCAAAAAATATTAGGGGGCTATTTGAGCCATTAAgtaaacattagggtcatttttataCCTTAACCCTTGTTACTTTACACCCTTTTATAAAATACTCCCTTCATTTTTAAATAGATatctttttagtattttttaaaatttataaaataacctcatttattttaattaatttataaaaacttttaaatttatttagattaagAATTTTATTGGACCTTTACAAATTACCACTTTTTCCTTAATTTCcgtattatattatataaattaccACTTGTtaaatactagtttcgcattacgtgctatgcacgtggctcgtaacgtaactcgtcaatgaacatattagtaaatttattataattatatcaatttttttatctataattaatattaaatttttgtaaaagtaaatataatatattcggttattaaatttttttccatactgaatttattctttttttggttttataataaccataattaaataattaacttaattttattgataatatctttaaaaataataagatagaaatttaaatattattatattgaccaaatgcagtattttaattttgtagttcaatcaaactaaaagataagtatTTCTACTAAtatggagacaatttagttattttttacatactaaaaactaaattggagataatttagctacctattataattaggactttaattataataatgattaattaaataactaattagttaatgactataaaaccttaaTATAGTGGCGAACtgaaaggattattcagtaaatttgcctgtccccccccccccatccgtgcttttatatatagtatagataaattccctaattttctctttttagtctCTCATCATCTGTATATTTTTTTCAGtttcttttgttatttttatattttgaacaATAGATATTTTAGTTCTAGCTATGTTAAACTCTACTTCTGTTTAGTTTACTAGTATTAGTATAAGCTTGTAATCGATTAACTTTTTTAATACCATTATCCTTTAGACAAAAAAAACAATAGATATTAATTTATCCTCTAAATTTTAGtagtactttttttttaattaatattaggTTAAATTCAGATAACCAAAATAATCAACCGAATCTAATATTTgtatgctttggtaattggaccGACTAATTGACACCCCCTAGACTGTATTTAAAGAGTCAGAAGTTAACCCTAATTGCGATGAAATATGTAATACACGATGAAATATGTAATACACGATGAAATATGTAATATCGGATCTCTCGAAATTTCAGCCCCAAATCTTGTATCTTTAAAGATTAGAAACCATATTGAGCCAACCATCTTCTTTAATAATGTTCATATATCTCTGGAGGAGTACAGTTCTTATTGGCATATTGTAAGTAGTAATCGAAACCCTATTTTGAGATTACTTCCTCAGCTCGACTCGCTTGCATTGGCATTGACATCGGGATTCACAGAAGGTTACGAGCCAGTTGTAACTTCTAGGGGTTATTAGCCAAAATGGTACTCAACCTTCGCACCTTTTATTAAAATGGTAACCAACTTTTAATTTGCATCAAAATGGTATCCAACTATCTAAATaacatttgtttcaaaatgattcttttaacattttctggccacttttgatgacgtggcaaccgaaaaaataaattttttattgagaCTAAGAgttcgttttaattttttaaattatataaaatcttaTTTGTCATGTGATGtggcaaaaatataaaaaattaattttccggttgccacgtcatcaaaattgaccgaaaattatttaaaaaaccatTTCGATACAAACATTAGAAAGTTGGGTACCATTTGAATACAAATTAAAGGTtggtaccattttgatataaggtgcgaaggttgggtaccattttaGCTAATAACCCAACTTTTAGCCATATCATAAATTTTCCGACTCTGAAAAATCTCAAGCAATTGCATTGCTACAAGCTTCGCCGGAGTTGCTTAAATTGTTGCTCGTCAATTTGCAAGATCCGACTGATCGGTATTTTAGGATAGAACCAGTACTGAATGGTTTCACTACGCGATCATGCAATCAATGTCTTGTGGTGGTGGAAATAATCGGATATAAAGGCTCAAGCCAAGAGATAGAATTCGCCGGTTACTTAGCCGACTATGCTTCTTCAATCAAGAAGATATACTCAGGTTTCTGacaattcaaaatttcaaacataCTAATTGAATAACAAAAGCCTTATAGCCTGTTGatatacaaatcaaaatttcacaTAACCAGCTGTTTCAGGTTTTAATGCTATGATATGTCATGGTGTTTATACTATATACAGTTGCTAGAGTATACAATATTGAGCCATTCTTCTATTAACATTTCATTTCACCATTCTATATGTATCCTCCTGACTAAGtctatcaaaattcaaaaagcAAAAAGATGTGAGAAATTGATTGACCATGATGAGATCTAGCTAGTCCTGGGATTCATGGCACAAGCGATACACGGAGGATCATGAGCTTGAGCTGCAGGAGTGATTTTCTCTAAGCAAGAATCATGAAAGTGGTGACCACAAGCCAACACAGCGGTAGGTGTTTGTAGCATCGTGTGCTCAACGAAAGGTAGTAGTAGTTCTGAGTTCTCCATGGGTACATATTCGACCGGTGCAAATGCCAGATCATTCATGCATATGCCACAGTTCAATCCCGTTGGTCCAGAAGATTTTTCTTTTATAGCTGCAAACAATATAATATAGTTAAAATAGATTCAACTAAAATATTGCTATTATCACCAACGGTGTGCTTGCCAGCATAGACTACCTAGGCTATATAATACGGAAACAGAAACATTGAAACGAGAAACATCGAAATGAAAAACTGTTAAACAGTATGAGTTTACAAGAAAAAGTTATAGATATTGAGTTTCAAAGTTTCAAAACTGTTTTCGAAAATGAAACGCCCACAAGTAAGACTGGGAAAATGCCCGTGTAACATATATAGCAAATAGCATATTCATGCATGCAAAAGGAGTAATAGTAAAACAGATTGGTTATATTTTTCACAGGTAGAAGACAACATGGAATGGCAATATTTAGAGCAATGTACCGATAAGTCACTTCATAATAAGTTAATTGGAACTTAATAAATAACCACTATACAGATTGTGACAAAATAAGCTTTGAAGATTACCTTCCAATAATCTGTCCCAATTTGAAGAGGCGGATGGGCTTGAAGAAGACGATTGACCGGAAGGTATAATAGATCTTGAATTTGAGAATTGAACTCTTCGCGAGGCGGATGGGCTTGAAGAAGACGATTGACCGGAAGGTATAATAGATCTTGAATTTGAGAACTGAACTCTTCGCGAGGCGGATGGGCTTGAAGAAGACGATTGACGGGAAGGTATAATAGATCTTGAATTTGAGAACTGAACTCTTCGCGCAGTAGCCGAGGGAGTGGTTGCATCCCTTCTATGAGATGGTCCAGGAGAAAATCCGAGAGGCAGTGTAAGCAAATTTACTGCTGGCATTTCTTGATCTGCAGTAAAATGAACATTGTTTTATTGAAAACATAAACATACAATAAAACTTTGGAAAGATACGGATGTTGGTGGTGTATTTTCACAATACCAATAGTATGAACATGTCGAAATAAACTTGCAGAAGGGTCAAAGGAGACTAAGGCTCGAGACATATTATCATTACCAGCAAGAAACCATCACAAATATTACCAAAGAGACTAGACAATGACATTTGCAAACAGAATCAGCATTAATGAAACATATGAAGGATGCCCTTACTTGCTGGTCGAACTCCAATGTTCATGCCAAGTTGACCAAAATTAGCAGCTTGAGCAGCAGAAGTATTTGCTTGAATATGCTGACCTGCTAAAGAAAGTTTGGACACAGTTAATTCTATAAGAAACTTGATATATTTCAACAAGATGGTCCTCGTAATCACATTAGAACGTCGTAATTAATGAAACATATGAAGGATGCCCTTACTTGCAGGTCGAACTCCAATGTTCATGCCAAGTTGACCAAAATTAGCAGCTTGAGCAGCAGAAGTATTTGTTTGAATATGCTGACCTGCTAAAGAAAGTTTGGACACAGTTAATTCTATAAGAAACTTGATACATTTCAACAAGATGGTCCTCGTAATCACATTAGAACGTCGTATTTTTTTAGGACAGAAAATGTTCGAGCCTAATTACCCTCTTAAAAGATCATTAAACAAATACACAGCCATACAATAAGCAAATTAAGTACATAAATGTTTACATGAAGTATTGAACATAAACAGTTCACACATAACAAGCTATGCATCAATGTAATATCTAATGGATTCTATCCACTCCATGACTCCGAAAAACTCATGCATCATATACTACTAACCAAAGTCTCTCAAAACTTAATGATACTTAATTATAAGATAAAACAATAGGTGGTccaacaaaaagaaaatgaaatttcaGTTGAGAATGTAATATTAAATGTGACGTTGCAGtttttgtatgtatatatatttgtttgcAGAACTCATTATTAACTTTAAACACTGATTATAAGGAACAAATAAGGCATCTAACATTGGAAAAGAAGGATCGATAACCAACCTGATTGCTCCAGCAAGGGCCTGTTTCTTGTAAACTCCTTGAAGGGAGAAATGGCAGAATGTGAAAAGTTCGTGAAAGTTCCAAACTGAAGATTTTGTAGTTGTTGAGCAATTCTAtcagaagaagatgatgattcTGGAAACCCCATTAGGAGATTCTGAGTACTCCTAGCATTAGGTGCGCCAACTTGGTTTCTAATGTTCGGAATGGGAACTGATGAACTACTTGGTAAACCTTGGAAATTTGTGACATTTACATTTGGATAGCTTTCAGCCCTGATTTCCCGAAAGAGCGGATCATTAGGTTCACCAAACGGGATTCCAAAATTCGACACTGGGGAACTGGTTGGAAAAGATTGAACGTGTATGTCATGAGAATAGTCAGCCCTTTGCCTCGCAGGTTCTAACATTCCCCTACTCTGGGTATGAATATTTTGCCTATCCGTTTGTCGCCATGGGATCGGACTAAAACTCATTTCTCTAGGTGATGTAGAGGACCTCCCTACACTCAGCTGTAGATCAGTTGACATCCCTCTACTCGGAAAGCCTCCAGCATCTTGCATTGCCATACCATACCTTTCATAGGAAACACCACCTTCATTCTGTGTTCGACTACAATACACAGCAGAATTTTGAGCCTGGCGTCGTCTCACATCCGCCCCTAGTCTCGAAAATCCATCAGGAAAGTTCTGCATATCAGAAGAACCACGGACTGTGTTGGCAATAGGACTACCGAAACTTCCAGCGAAGTCTTGGCCAGGGGAAGCATTGATCGTGGGAAGTACATTCAAATCAATGCTCTGGTTGTAATAATCGCTGGCCATCCTTACGTTTTCTCCATCAACTGGATATCCCACGTTTGTATCCATCAAATGGAGATCCAAATCAATACCATCATTTGCTTCTCCACTGTCTTCTTCTTTTGGCTGTTCATTTTCCATTGCACAACTAGTTTCGCGAAAGCAGAAACGAAACAAATTATCTTCAAGATTGACACTTATTTCGACTACAATCTTATGGAGAAGCTTAAAGAAAATGTACAGAAACAAACATAGAAATAAAGATTACACGAATTAACAAATATGCACATCATTATATCAATTACAATCAAACAATCTCAAAATAAACAGatagaaacaaatcttaacataaAGCATAAATTTACCACATAAATATGCATCATCTAATAGCAAGAATCCACCATTTTACAGGTTACATAAAGATTCTAAACAAGAAATAGATAAAAGATTAAAGAAACAGAAGATTAATACCCAAAAGTTATTAAAACTAAGTACAAACTCATCAATCGCATATCCAAAtgaaatttaatcatttaatcATAAATCATTATCAAATTTAATCAAGAAAACAGAAATGCCAAACAAAAAACTCAAAGAAATTAAGAAAGAAAACCAACTTTTTTAACAttaaagaaaatcaagaaatgTGAATCGAAAGGACGCTCTTACCAGTGAGTGAGTGAGCGAGCTGAGTAATGGGTGAGTGAACGAGCGAGTAATGGGTGAGTGAGCGAACGAGTAGAGAGTGAGTGAGCGAGTTGAGTGGTTGATTTCTTGAGTttagagagagagaaaatagagagagagagagggtaGTTTGTGTGTGTTTTGGCGCTCAATAGAAGAAGGTGGTTATAAAGGGTTTGGTACTTGGCAGTTAAATGCAATTTCCACGTAATCTTTTGTGGGACCAATTCGCGTGCTTACCTGGCAACCGTTTTACTATAGGACACGCGTGTCTGCTTTAGTGGCGGTTACTTTTTGCGCTGCTCTGCTCGTGTTTTAGCGGGTTTTTCTTGAACTGATTATTACCGGGTTTGGGTCTTTTGCATGGGGGGATTTATCAAATTTACTACATTTTATTTAGTGATAATTTTAAtcagaaaattatttattttatctattttaataaaaaaaaacatactaatatatattaattgcaaattaaatcatgaTCTATAGCGTGATTTGTAATTAAAACACGAAATCCGATGCTTGACAATATCACTTGCCAacttttatgttttaataaattagaaTACCGACCAATAATACAACACAAAAATGCTGATAAGACTGAATATTATAATGTCTACAAATACCAACGTGATTATACATTATAATATTCATGTCATCATTTTTTAGTTAAGTGTTTTGATTTgtcagaaaaataaaattttataattaacattgcaaagatttaaaattcttattataattgtaaattatgctaaattttgtgatttaatttgcgaTTAATGCTTTTAAAAATGACAgtgtaattaataattatcttcaaataaaatcagagttaataaaacacattaagtttacttaaattttatttataaataaaaataaaaagatcatCAACGACCTTTTtttaaatcaacataaaatcttatattagagcatctccaatgacctctttaaaattgacaaactcTATTTAAAGAGTTCTGTCAATAAATCAAAATGCAATGAactctctaaaatttaaatttggagtAGAGAGTAAATGACTCTCTATATGTGGAGAAGcattttcactctctatttcattttcaaaaagacaaa
This window of the Mercurialis annua linkage group LG5, ddMerAnnu1.2, whole genome shotgun sequence genome carries:
- the LOC126683472 gene encoding uncharacterized protein LOC126683472 produces the protein MENEQPKEEDSGEANDGIDLDLHLMDTNVGYPVDGENVRMASDYYNQSIDLNVLPTINASPGQDFAGSFGSPIANTVRGSSDMQNFPDGFSRLGADVRRRQAQNSAVYCSRTQNEGGVSYERYGMAMQDAGGFPSRGMSTDLQLSVGRSSTSPREMSFSPIPWRQTDRQNIHTQSRGMLEPARQRADYSHDIHVQSFPTSSPVSNFGIPFGEPNDPLFREIRAESYPNVNVTNFQGLPSSSSVPIPNIRNQVGAPNARSTQNLLMGFPESSSSSDRIAQQLQNLQFGTFTNFSHSAISPFKEFTRNRPLLEQSGQHIQTNTSAAQAANFGQLGMNIGVRPATGQHIQANTSAAQAANFGQLGMNIGVRPANQEMPAVNLLTLPLGFSPGPSHRRDATTPSATARRVQFSNSRSIIPSRQSSSSSPSASRRVQFSNSRSIIPSGQSSSSSPSASRRVQFSNSRSIIPSGQSSSSSPSASSNWDRLLEAIKEKSSGPTGLNCGICMNDLAFAPVEYVPMENSELLLPFVEHTMLQTPTAVLACGHHFHDSCLEKITPAAQAHDPPCIACAMNPRTS